One segment of Prionailurus bengalensis isolate Pbe53 chromosome X, Fcat_Pben_1.1_paternal_pri, whole genome shotgun sequence DNA contains the following:
- the LOC122477750 gene encoding 60S ribosomal protein L32-like produces MAALRPLVKPKIIKKWTEKFIRHQQDRYVNIKCNWWKPRGIANWVNKRFKGQTLMPNSGYGSNKKTKHMLPSGFRKFLVHDVTELEVLLVLNSSPCTEVAHHVSSKNHKASVERAALLAIRVTNTDARLPSEENG; encoded by the coding sequence ATGGCTGCCCTCAGGCCTCTGGTGAAGCCCAAGATCATTAAAAAGTGGACCGAGAAGTTCATCAGGCACCAGCAAGACCGGTATGTCAACATTAAGTGCAACTGGTGGAAACCCAGAGGCATCGCCAATTGGGTGAACAAAAGATTCAAGGGCCAGACCTTGATGCCCAACAGTGGTTATGGGAGCAACAAGAAGACAAAGCACATGCTGCCCAGTGGTTTCCGGAAGTTCCTAGTCCACGACGTTACGGAGCTCGAAGTGCTGCTGGTGCTCAACAGCTCTCCCTGCACAGAGGTAGCTCATCATGTCTCCTCCAAGAACCACAAAGCCTCTGTGGAAAGAGCAGCCCTGCTGGCCATCAGAGTCACCAATACCGATGCCAGGCTGCCCAGTGAAGAAAATGGATAG